One genomic window of Pelmatolapia mariae isolate MD_Pm_ZW linkage group LG5, Pm_UMD_F_2, whole genome shotgun sequence includes the following:
- the LOC135933067 gene encoding cytolytic toxin-alpha-like, with product MDGTSGSAMEVAALGRPFSVGMLYDCRSEALVPGMTLWDCDDLKKDVGERPQASNDFEIVASESIEDKSSALNVDASLKASFLGGLVQVDGSAKYLNDSKSSRNQARVTLKYKATTKIQELSMNHLGRDNVRHSYVFDQGLATHVVTAILYGAQAFFVFDREVSEHEDHQDVQGNLKVIINKIPLLSIEGEGSLKMEEKDKESVDKFSCKFYGDFCLPKPPTTFNDAIKVYQSLPGLLGDKAVPMKVWLLPLTALDSSAAKLVHEISIGLVQEAQTVLEDFSELEMRCNDVLGTSTAWEFPQIGKKIKSFKEMCSEFKLEFQQTFAKKLPSIRGGGEEEAELAEILKKRHSSPFNSKNLNEWMDCKEREIYTLMFFTRMMKNTKIISSQNDLYKESLSAEHVVCFVFTSLGKDEPYLSALSKYLKGKANPDLQDPHIHDVEKEQWYASKEVTAEMRRKAKLFSDFAEANKENKNMKFLTVGLTNETQEASSIYLYEGGFPVSENFEPPSKPETVTAADRNHNSVTLKISPPRFGSENITSYSVEYCVSGEDGWQQKTEAKAEEVTVRDLKPNTEYVFRCRAVTSAAPAAQVRSTTQKYVFDSVLSIFGKDVAENIRILVTFADVASSVIVVAGPSVYPPCSFSVFSLLSVVILRCSSSFMFMSCTDQPLMDPAAFTPPKELQEVIMDAASRLVNLWLEHEGEGFLSSVETKLPRLISGYPWLLDSLHPLVQNFILHELQIHPPAVTARPLASIEDAQSELPDEELPGLSEPSPRRKRRSRHRRGTPQPDVGTFTVHRETGPGRMLMAQRSSDE from the exons ATGGACGGTACATCAGGCAGTGCGATGGAGGTGGCAGCACTCGGTCGGCCTTTCAGCGTCGGGATGCTGTACGACTGTCGCAGTGAAGCGCTCGTCCCTG GAATGACTCTGTGGGATTGTGATGACCTGAAGAAAGATGTTGGAGAAAGACCACAGGCCTCTAATGATTTTGAAATTGTTGCATCTGAATCAATTGAGGACAAATCTTCAGCTCTAAATGTTGATGCTTCACTGAAGGCAAGTTTCTTGGGTGGACTGGTTCAGGTTGATGGATCTGCCAAATATCTGAATGATAGTAAATCTTCCAGAAATCAGGCCAGAGTAACACTGAAGTACAAGGCAACCACAAAGATCCAGGAGCTGTCCATGAATCATCTTGGAAGGGACAATGTGAGACATTCATATGTTTTTGATCAAGGCTTAGCAACACATGTAGTCACAGCTATTCTTTATGGAGCACaagctttctttgtgtttgaccGTGAAGTTTCTGAACATGAAGATCATCAAGATGTTCAGGGCAACTTGAAGGTGATCATCAACAAAATTCCCTTACTTTCTATAGAGGGTGAAGGTTCCCTGAAGATGGAAGAGAAGGACAAAGAAAGTGTTGATAAATTCTCCTGCAAATTTTATGGAGACTTCTGTCTTCCAAAACCACCAACAACCTTTAATGATGCAATAAAAGTCTACCAAAGCCTACCAGGATTACTAGGAGACAAAGCTGTACCAATGAAGGTCTGGCTGCTGCCACTGACAGCTTTAGATTCTTCTGCTGCTAAACTCGTCCATGAGATCAGTATAGGATTAGTTCAAGAAGCACAGACAGTCCTGGAGGACTTCAGTGAGCTGGAAATGAGGTGCAATGATGTACTGGGAACCAGCACTGCATGGGAATTCCCACAGATtggcaaaaaaattaaaagttttaaagaaatgtgCTCTGAGTTCAAGCTGGAATTCCAACAAACTTTCGCGAAGAAGCTTCCATCAAtccgaggaggaggagaagaggaagctGAACTCGCTGAGATCCTGAAGAAGAGACATTCTTCACCTTTCAACAGCAAAAACCTGAACGAGTGGATGGACTGtaaagagagagaaatctacactttaatgttttttaccaGGATGatgaaaaacaccaaaatcaTCTCGTCTCAAAATGATCTGTACAAGGAAAGTCTCAGTGCAGAGcatgttgtgtgttttgttttcacctCTCTGGGAAAGGATGAACCGTACCTCTCAGCTTTATCAAAATACTTAAAAGGAAAAGCCAACCCAGACCTTCAAGATCCTCACATTCATGATGTAGAGAAGGAACAATGGTACGCCTCAAAAGAAGTAACAGCTGAAAtgaggagaaaagcaaaacTCTTCAGTGATTTTGCAGAGGCCAACAAGGAGAACAAGAACATGAAGTTCCTGACAGTGGGTTTAACTAATGAGACACAGGAAGCTTCCAGCATCTACCTTTATGAAGGTGGATTTCCtgtcagtgagaactttgagcCTCCTTCAAAGCCTGAAACTGTGACAGCAGCTGACAGAAACCACAACAGTGTGACACTGAAGATTTCTCCACCCAGATTTGGATCAGAGAACATCACCTCCTACTCTGTTGAGTACTGTGTCAGTGGAGAGGATGGATGGCAGCAGAAGACAGAAGCAAAGGCTGAAGAAGTCACAGTGAGAGATCTGAAGCCAAACACAGAGTATGTGTTCAGATGCAGAGCAGTGACCTCAGCAG CACCAGCTGCTCAAGTGAGATCCACAACACAGAAATATGTGTTTGATTCAGTGCTCTCAATCTTTGGCAAAGATGTGGCAGAAAACATCAGGATTCTGGTGACATTTGCAGACG TCGCGTCTTCTGTCATTGtagttgctggtccgtctgtgtatccaccgTGCTCCTTCTCtgtgttctccctgctgtccgTCGTCATTCTCCGCTGCTCATCCTCCTTCATGTTCATGTCCTG TACGGACCAGCCACTAATGGATCCAGCAGCATTCACCCCTCCCAAGGAGCTCCAGGAGGTCATAATGGATGCAGCCTCCAGGTTAGTCAACCTATGGCTGGAGCATGAGGGAGAGGGATTTCTCAGCTCTGTGGAAACCAAGCTTCCGCGGCTGATTTCCGGTTATCCCTGGCTATTGGACTCACTGCACCCACTCGTACAAAACTTCATTCTTCACGAACTACAAATTCACCCCCCCGCCGTTACCGCTCGCCCACTCGCTTCAATAGAGGACGCGCAGTCCGAACTGCCGGACGAGGAGTTACCCGGCCTGTCGGAACCGTCTCCACGGAGGAAGCGACGTTCACGTCATCGGCGCGGCACCCCACAGCCAGATGTCGGGACAT TCACAGTGCACAGGGAAACGGGTCCGGGGAGAATGCTGATGGCTCAACGATCCAGCGACGAGTAG